The genomic region ataagtacATGTACGTagtattatttaaatttttatttaattatatttttttttcacattCTATATTAAGacatttattaaaatattacatatacatatttttatctaattttatattatcatttcttttattaaaaagaaataattcattttgttattttataaatatgctctttttaatgtattaataaacttgaaaaaaaaaaaaaaaaaaaaaattaagatCATATTGGAGAATTTTGTACATGTGCAATTtgggaaaaaaaaaaaaaaaaaaaaaaatagtttatatatatatatatataatatatataaataataaattaggtaggaattataataatgaaaaataaaataaatcaaaaaatattatgtgctatgtatataatatatatatacatatatacttataaatataacatcAAAATGTTCTATATGAGGATAgattaattatataatgaattattattattattattatttttttttttttaatttatttttatattcttcatttcttatatttatatatattttctttatttttcatttttattttcattatttttgGTTTTTGTTAgttatttaatttttttttttttaataataaaaattatatataatataaacgtatatttgatataatattaaaacctatatatttatgatataatatatgtatatattattagaagatgaatatataaaatatattttgtaaataagaacagtaaaatattatatatatatatgtatatgtatatataatatatatacatatatacttataaatataacatcAAAATGTTCTATATGAGGATAgattaattatataatgaattattattattattattatttttttttttttaatttatttttatattcttcatttcttatatttatatatattttctttatttttcatttttattttcattatttttgGTTTTTGTTAgttatttaatttttttttttttaataataaaaattatatataatataaacgtatatttgatataatattaaaacctatatatttatgatataatatatgtatatattattagaagatgaatatataaaatatattttgtaaataagaacagtaaaatattatatatatatatgtatatgtatatatatatatatgtatatatatatatatatatatatatgttataatatgtatgtaCTATTTAATGATCATTTAAAGGAAGAAGGTGAACAAAATGTTAAGTTACAAATTTGTAATGGACAAAATAATTCATCTTCGGAAAATgtaaaatgaaaaaaaaaaatgtgtaaaaattttttggaagccaaatgaaaatattatatatatataaatatgttatattatttatgtgttAGATgtataaacatattaaataatctttcttatatttataggAAAATACATTGTCATCGAAATACTTTAGGAAGGAAAATAGAAGATTTAAACAGAACatagtaaaaataaaaggaaaaaaaaaaaaaaaatcaacATGAAcatgaacatatatatatatatatatatatgcacactatttaaatatagaaaataatgttgtattttttctttttattttgtgtAGAATATATTGgataaacatataattttagGAGATAACTTTGGAGATGTTCCGGAAGAGgttataacaaaaataaaaaaggaatattattatatatatatatatattatagtttatgtatttttttattttttatttatttatttttttttttttttagaatTTTGAATTACCTgataataaacaaaatgagttggaaatattaagaaaaagggtaaaaaattaaataaattttttttttcttttttctttagaaaaaatatatatatatatttatctatctatatatatatatatattatttgttttattttttttttatatagaaaaatattgaaCCGACTGGCATTGTGATTGCTTGTTGTCTAGGAACAGATTTcgtaaatattattttattaatatatatatatatatatatatatatatatgacccttataataatatgaaattatatatattcataatataattatgttgttgttatattattgtgatataatatttttagaattaattaaaaatataaatttgtacatatatataatgaataaaaatattttctttttctttacaGCGTTTTTCAGCATTAATAAAAGATTTTAAAACACATAACGTAAATAGTGACCTTATAAAGTaagaatttatataaagaaaatatagaacatatatttaaatttgGCTATAATACGTTTtgatatatacatatgtgtGTATTAATACACGAACATGGatttcatatttttgaattatttatattttttttttttttttgtagaATCAAAAAGGTATATAGCGAAGTAATATTTTGCTCAGCGTTTGAACAGAAaaagattttttttttgtttcgTTTTGGATGCATTGTTCTATGGGATTtcaatataaaagaaaaggagGTATAATACTAcagaagaaatatatatatatataattatatgtgtgattgtaaaaatataacaagTGTGTAAATAACATATGTGGATACATTTAcatttgttttgttttattttatttcattttatttcattttattttttttattttagatattgtttatgtatttaaaaGATTATTTAAGTGAAGCGCATacagaaaataataatgagCTTGATAgtatgttttatataatgaatgTACAAAACGAATTAAGTGACAATAAAAGTGTGAAAGCAGCTGATTCACCATcctttaaaataaaaaacgatataatatatatatacacaaaGGATATATTTGAAAAGTTGAGTTATTCTTATGCTTTTGCCCAAGTAATATAATCAATCATAGGAcgtatatattttatattattatatattattatacattaatgttttatatatgtgtttatttatattttcgTAGAGTGTAAAATTGTCTTATTTTGAAAATGTTGTTGATGATACTAtagaaaaaacaaaaagcATACCAGgtaatttttataaaatatgaatattgtatatatatataaattattgGATTTGAATGTTTCccttttttcttaatttattttatcttctttctttctttgttatttttattttttaaaagagTGCTTGGCACGAACAGGAAAAATTCAgcttaaaaaaaatgatattagCAAAAAAATAGGTGAATTATTTGTAAACAggttttatataaatatgaatacaGATATGTTGGATACACCAGGTAATATgcttttaatttatttttaatgcATTTTgaagtatatattataaaaatataagtaaaattagataatataatgaatattttagtgatatatatatatatatatatatatatatatatatatatatatttaacgttttttttgattaatttttttttttttaatataatatagaaatattttgGGATCATGATGACTTTACCGATACGTATGAATATTTTGGAAAATATTTGGACATATCGAAGAGGGTTGAAATATTAAACCATAGGTATTATAAAGAActcaatatatataaatatatatatatatatatatatgtatatttgttatttgATGAATAAGCATGCtataaaatattgaattttttttttttttttttaaagattGGATATCATCAAGGATCTGTATGACATGTTGCAGAATGAGTTAACAATACAAGTacttgaaaaaataaagaaaataaagaaaataaatgaatatatatatatatatatatatatatatatatatatatatacatatatacatatttatatttatatttctatttcAGCATGGTTACAAACTTGAGTGGattgttatttatttaatatgcATAGAAGTACTAATAGATATTGTATGGACAATCATTATTAAGGGTGTTTTTAAATGGggttaattttttaaaatttgtaccttatgaatatatttaactCGCCTTATATATTCcacatgtatatatatatatatatatatatgtatatatgtatatttcttttttttttttttttttttttttttttttttttttaaaaaaatatttttttttataattttttttataaattttttttttttttttttttatttttttttttttaaaaaaaataaatttttattttttttaaaaaaataaaataaaaaaatttaaaaaaaaaaNNNNNNNNNNNNNNNNNNNNNNNNNNNNNNNNNNNNNNNNNNNNNNNNNNNNNNNNNNNNNNNNNNNNNNNNNNNNNNNNNNNNNNNNNNNNNNNNNNNNNNNNNNNNNNNNNNNNNNNNNNNNNNNNNNNNNNNNNNNNNNNNNNNNNNNNNNNNNNNNNNNNNNNNNNNNNNNNNNNNNNNNNNNNNNNNNNNNNNNNNNNNNNNNNNNNNNNNNNNNNNNNNNNNNNNNNNNNNNNNNNNNNNNNNNNNNNNNNNNNNNNNNNNNNNNNNNNNNNNNNNNNNNNNNNNNNNNNNNNNNNNNNNNNNNNNNNNNNNNNNNNNNNNNNNNNNNNNNNNNNNNNNNNNNNNNNNNNNNNNNNNNNNNNNNNNNNNNNNNNNNtttttttaatacaatagttatgtgtataatatttatatagagacttttttatatttgtgtttaatttttttttattaaataaaatagagttgtcatattttcaaataaatataattaaacaacttaataaataaattaataaataaataaatattttatctttttaaatattttataacaaacccaaaatataaaaaaaaaaataaaataaataaatataattgatataacacatatatataatatatatatatatatatatatgtataatattatgacATTGTAAAAGGGGAATGGTTTTATTTGCCcaaaaaacaaaaaaacaaaaaaaaaaagaaaagaaaaaaaaaaaatatatatatatatataataataatacatccaaattatttttatttatacttaATATTTACACATATGGATGTATTCTTATTAATAACATTACATTTTAATTTGTAAtagtaaaaaataaatattgatGACTAAGgaacatatttattatatttaattttttttacttttgtttttattttttggaCATCAGTATAATATGTGGTAAGTAAAATTTATTTGACAATTCTAGtttgtttattttgtacaggatatttatttgtttgtGCTTGACCACTTCCTACACGCTTATTTATGGCTTTCCCTGCCGGTAcattaacattttttacattatcattattaacattattaacattttttacattatcattattaacattattaacattttttacattatcattattaacattttcattttttacattttcattattaacattttcATTTGGTTGTGTGTCTACTTTTCTATCCTCATATTTTGTAtgttcatttaatttttcttcattttcatcTTCATCTTCATCTTCCTCAGATtcttctttcttttttttgtaaatataacataGAGGTACGAAATAATCTATACGACAATTATCTATTAATTCTGACTCTTTCAGTGTTAGGAAATTATTTAAGGGTGCTCCTTTATATAATAGGACAATATTTTCAACAGGTATTctataaattaaaaatatatgtatgaatatataaatatatatatgtatattaatatatatatatatatatatatatatatatatatatattgtaatgTTTCCTTTTGTTCATACGATGTCGATTCGTCCGTGAgattataaattttttgttttagAACCCTAACTTCACAAGTAtcaataattttaatttttatattttgtcTAAAACAAAAAGACCAGAAAGGAATGCATCGACTTGTGCCTGTTCCACATGATTGTAAAGTACGAACATTGATTGTTATTAGTTTTGACAAATATAATTCTAATTTTATCGTTTTTCTATTcgatttattatatgttgATAATTTTTCACTTAATTTACATTCTACTCTAgcaaaatataaaactaAATCTGTAGAACTATaagtataattttttaacactttaattttttcaataatCTCACTTATTAATGTATTATTACTTATGTCAGTCAACTGATACGATGCCGTCTctttatttacataatcGTTTATGCTAAGGAGAATATCATTAGCACCTGTCGTTAcatacattattatataaaataaatgacaaaaaaaaaaaaataataaaaaaaaaaataaaaataaaaatatatatatatatatatatatatttaaatttttacgtgtataaaaataaataacactatgattaatataataaatatttttaagtATAATTAACAAAATTCATACcaacatatgtatatattaaatatatacaaaaatatttttacacATTATATACAAATCAAAACAGAAATATTCAAATAACAAACGGTTCTGAAAATTAGGTTAACAAAATGGCATATTTTgacaaaataaatatataaataaatatataaataaatatataaataaatatataaataaaataaataaacaaataaacacacagaatttttttttccttttttatagcgtaaattatatgttacatatttttaatactttatttatttctatatattacttttcCTTTCGAGCATTTAATTATGAAAAGAACACATTAAATAAGTAGaagatatataaacataccagtatattaatatataaatatgaatatatatatatatatataaatatatttatatgtacattttctatacatataaattttaacTACAACCGCACCTTAATATTCACATACACACAATATCATCGAAGTAACacaaatgtatataaatatatataaatataaatacatacatatatacataaatacacatgtatttatgtgtatattattttgaacgtaaaattataaaaaaaaaaaaaaaaaaaatatttggTTTCCTCTTATTTTGTAACTTAATATAACATGTtgttataaattataataaaaaaatatattttttttttctttttgtcttttttaattatatataattatatatatatatatatatatgtatatatatatattattttttttttttttttcttttataacACAATATATACTCCCCACGTTATGCAATATCCCACATACAACatttatgtaaaaaaaatgatgagAACAATTATAAGgagtataaaaaatttattttctaatgTTAAGggatataaaaataatatattaaaaataaaatttagaaatttgttatttcatttaatgttaaaataaataaataaatatatatatataaaaatatacgTATTATATctgtataattatatatatttattatatatacatatttttgttatacatacatagatacatataaatatatatatacataatattctgtgaatatatatatatttttcttaaatatatattttctaaattCTTAgctttaatatttttctaattaaaaatttgtatttaaaatatttcatttttttaaataaagtTCATTTGGATAAATAGcaaatggaaaaaaaaaaaaataattaaataataaaaatatattatatataatattaattatatattaaaaattgCACAGAAGTAcagtataaatatatatataatatgtaatttatatatatattatatattaaatcaaaaaataatatataatattttattatcatgcattaatatatataatatatatatatatatatatttaaattgttagaaattatttatataatatatgataaatacTTTATATATGCCTTAACTAACTagaaataatttatttcaaaaaaagaaaaaaaaaaaaaaaagaaagaaaaaaaatgaaattattaaatttattaatttgtttaatattataataattaagTATTGtacaacaaaaaaaaaaaaaaaaaaataaataaataaaataataaaacaaaaataaaaaaatatgcatatatatatatatatatatatatattaattaattttgtgttgctatatatatatataaacatttcTTCGCACAATTTTTCCATGGTGTTGTGTGATACCactttatttatatgtacgcttttacaaaaaatgaaaaaggacattttaaaaatataactaaaaataatgcacatgaaaaaaaataaaataaaataataataataatatatatatatatatatatatatacaatacgtacagaaaaaaaagtatactgcacatatatatatatatatatatatatatatgtgtacatgtttttttatttttttttttaatttagTGGCCACACCTTTGTGTAGACCTATTATAATATAGTATagatttttttaatgaattaatatgataaccataaaattcatataattcGGAATTGGATAGAACCCATGGCTGTATTCCATTTTGTTCAAAAGGATGTACGactttatataaaaatagaaagGAACTAATATATTgcataaaaaaatggaaagggtttaatttttttttattatattttttgtgataaaacaaatgaaatatttCAATGAGATAGTCAGATAAACTAAGTCTTAAAGATATGACTATATCAACACTCGTAGAATTGAATAGTGTATGAACATTATGGTTAAATATATCTTGGTATATTGGTTTTACATACATAGggatatttttatttattaactctttaatattctttatacatttttcatcttgtgtaataacattattgaataatttatgtataatacttatggttatatttttactcTCATTAGTTTTTCCTATtactttttctttattgtttatttctttttctatatattttgaatgaaaagaaaaaggtgattttaatatattccatatataatatacatttctggatatattattatatgaataatttcTTAAATTATCCTTTGATAACCCTtttaacaatatatttttggatagcatataatataaacaattcatttttaataataatatatgttttgtctgttgtaaaaaataaaatacataaaaaaatatgttgcgcgtttttttaatatttttaatgttatctgtgtatttattattataatttttatctaattcatatattttttctatgACTGATTCTATGTTtgtatatgaaaaatttaacatgtcatttattaatacaCCTTCTGATAAcatatttcctttttccTTTGCGATTTTGATCAAGTGCTTGTGTgatttatctttatttaaaaatttgaGATGAAGGGAAAATTTATCATAACTAAAATATGTGGtatgataattattcatatgattATGCTGGTAATTGTTCATATGGTCATccttataattattcatatggtcatccttataattattcatatgatcatccttataattattcatatgatcatccttataattattcatatgatCATCCTTATAATTaccttttttattcttattactattcattttttctttgttttTCCTTTTTCGGTAAAATAACTCTGGACTAGAATTGTCTTGAGGAGGAATATTTTCCGGGAGAGAAAATTTTGTTATGACAAATTCATCAGTATGATGATAACATTGAAAAGATTTATTTGTATCAGAAATATggttattataattacaagaaaaataatttttcttattacATTTATCATTACTACTAATAAAgttattataattgttACTTATGTTATGCTCTTTTATAACACATTTCATGTAgaaattctttttatataagtATCTAAACAAATCAtagtaaaatatataatcgAAAAAATGATCAGATACATATATGGTTACATGCTCAATTTTAAATtcatacaaatatattaatatattaacgATATGATTTATAAGTTTTTCACTgttcaatattattaaatcacttattttaaaaactatatatatgtgtttaGGTACCTTGttaatattcttatatattttaaaaatatcatCATGCTTTCCATTTTTTCTAGAAAGacaattataaaatatattatatattttattctttaaaaatagaaaatttttattacttttattttttaaattattcaaATTTAAATCGTTCACATTACTACATTTGataatttgtataataatatatttacatattagTTGTAATCTTGTAATATAACTCTTTAACTTATTAAACAAACAATATAAAGTTAGTAGtatccatattattatatatatacataataaaatcGCGTAGTTAATTACA from Plasmodium reichenowi strain SY57 chromosome 8, whole genome shotgun sequence harbors:
- a CDS encoding hypothetical protein (conserved Plasmodium protein, unknown function), whose translation is MYVTTGANDILLSINDYVNKETASYQLTDISNNTLISEIIEKIKVLKNYTYSSTDLVLYFARVECKLSEKLSTYNKSNRKTIKLELYLSKLITINVRTLQSCGTGTSRCIPFWSFCFRQNIKIKIIDTCEVRVLKQKIYNLTDESTSIPVENIVLLYKGAPLNNFLTLKESELIDNCRIDYFVPLCYIYKKKKEESEEDEDEDENEEKLNEHTKYEDRKVDTQPNENVNNENVKNENVNNDNVKNVNNVNNDNVKNVNNVNNDNVKNVNVPAGKAINKRVGSGQAQTNKYPVQNKQTRIVK
- a CDS encoding hypothetical protein (conserved Plasmodium protein, unknown function), with translation MKNYCLTKGKVKNVINYAILLCIYIIIWILLTLYCLFNKLKSYITRLQLICKYIIIQIIKCSNVNDLNLNNLKNKSNKNFLFLKNKIYNIFYNCLSRKNGKHDDIFKIYKNINKVPKHIYIVFKISDLIILNSEKLINHIVNILIYLYEFKIEHVTIYVSDHFFDYIFYYDLFRYLYKKNFYMKCVIKEHNISNNYNNFISSNDKCNKKNYFSCNYNNHISDTNKSFQCYHHTDEFVITKFSLPENIPPQDNSSPELFYRKRKNKEKMNSNKNKKGNYKDDHMNNYKDDHMNNYKDDHMNNYKDDHMNNYKDDHMNNYQHNHMNNYHTTYFSYDKFSLHLKFLNKDKSHKHLIKIAKEKGNMLSEGVLINDMLNFSYTNIESVIEKIYELDKNYNNKYTDNIKNIKKTRNIFFYVFYFLQQTKHILLLKMNCLYYMLSKNILLKGLSKDNLRNYSYNNISRNVYYIWNILKSPFSFHSKYIEKEINNKEKVIGKTNESKNITISIIHKLFNNVITQDEKCIKNIKELINKNIPMYVKPIYQDIFNHNVHTLFNSTSVDIVISLRLSLSDYLIEIFHLFYHKKYNKKKLNPFHFFMQYISSFLFLYKVVHPFEQNGIQPWVLSNSELYEFYGYHINSLKKSILYYNRSTQRCGH